A stretch of Natronobacterium texcoconense DNA encodes these proteins:
- a CDS encoding mandelate racemase/muconate lactonizing enzyme family protein — translation MSSNTDDHELPELTLDIRPFSLPLESPLETAGGSIESREGFLVRVLERSADEPTESTVGFGEATPLAGWTESYDDCEAALERARTAIRSDGPQGALAAVDEQVAARHAVSLALADFEASQSATPLYRHLGQESMVGRVPVNATIGDGETDETAKKAMEAVDRGFTCCKLKAGLRDLEADIDRVRRVREMVGPDVELRVDANEGWTYAEAKRALEAFDELDVSILEQPLPAGALEGYADLREAAGEVEIALDEGVLEHGIDGICGADAADVVVLKPMALGGVDVAREIAAWVSQLDITPLVTTTIDGVVARTGAVHLAAAIPDVPACGLATAELLAQDLGRDPVFLEKGSAVVPQAKGLGVEGVWPE, via the coding sequence ATGAGTTCGAACACGGACGACCACGAACTGCCGGAGCTTACCCTCGATATCCGCCCGTTCTCTTTGCCTCTCGAGAGCCCGCTCGAGACGGCCGGCGGCTCGATCGAGTCGCGAGAGGGATTTCTGGTTCGCGTCCTCGAGCGGTCGGCCGACGAGCCGACGGAGTCGACCGTCGGCTTCGGCGAAGCGACGCCGCTTGCCGGCTGGACCGAGTCGTACGACGACTGCGAGGCCGCCCTCGAGCGTGCGCGGACGGCGATTCGGTCGGACGGGCCGCAGGGGGCGCTCGCGGCCGTCGACGAACAGGTCGCGGCTCGCCACGCGGTCTCGCTCGCACTCGCTGACTTCGAGGCCTCGCAGTCGGCGACGCCGCTGTACCGACACCTCGGCCAGGAGTCGATGGTCGGTCGCGTTCCGGTGAACGCGACGATCGGTGACGGGGAGACCGACGAAACCGCGAAGAAAGCGATGGAAGCAGTCGACCGCGGCTTTACGTGTTGCAAGCTGAAAGCCGGGCTGCGAGACCTCGAGGCGGACATCGATCGCGTCCGTCGCGTTCGTGAGATGGTCGGCCCCGACGTCGAACTCCGGGTCGACGCGAACGAGGGCTGGACCTACGCCGAGGCCAAACGCGCACTCGAGGCGTTCGACGAACTGGACGTCTCGATCCTCGAGCAGCCGCTTCCTGCGGGCGCGCTCGAAGGGTACGCGGACCTCCGTGAAGCGGCCGGCGAGGTCGAAATCGCGCTCGACGAGGGTGTCCTCGAGCACGGGATCGACGGGATCTGTGGCGCCGATGCCGCCGACGTCGTGGTCCTGAAGCCGATGGCACTGGGTGGCGTCGACGTCGCTCGCGAGATCGCAGCGTGGGTGAGCCAACTCGATATTACGCCGCTGGTGACGACGACGATCGACGGCGTCGTCGCGCGAACGGGTGCCGTCCACCTCGCGGCGGCGATCCCTGACGTCCCCGCCTGTGGGCTCGCGACCGCGGAGTTGCTCGCCCAGGACCTCGGGCGCGACCCGGTTTTCCTGGAGAAGGGATCGGCAGTGGTTCCGCAGGCGAAAGGGCTGGGCGTCGAGGGGGTGTGGCCGGAGTGA
- the menE gene encoding o-succinylbenzoate--CoA ligase: MAGVIPGLEASPPDLLASRAAATPETTAMIDVETGHEWTYTEFDERVAAVARAFAPDSSRIGILMDTRPAFAVVFFAAMRTGTTVVPLNVRETTETLAGKVERTGCETIVCERETEGTALEISDRTNAGPVVSVDEPEAGTVEYLSDRTEDGVSSASDREIDPDDTQLIMFTSGTSGEPKGVRLTVGNLLASATASAFRLGVDPDDRWLCCLPMYHMGGLAPVLRSTLYGTTVVIQREFDPLETARVLEEYDVTGVSLVPTMCKRLLEAGWEPADSLRFVLLGGAPATEDLLERCLEAGVPVHPTYGMTETASQIATATPEEIRSHEGTVGRPLVGTEVTVVDDDGERVPPGEPGELVVSGPTVTPGYLEDEQTAAAIGERGLHTGDIGYRDEGGRLWILNRRSDRIVTGGENVDPGEVIDALRSHPDVDDASVVGLPDEEWGERVAAAVVPAGDGLEYASVFEHCDERLAGFKRPKTLAAVDELPRTASGTVDREGVRERLLEDGVGVSDARR; encoded by the coding sequence GTGGCCGGAGTGATCCCCGGACTCGAAGCGTCGCCGCCGGACCTCCTCGCTTCTCGCGCGGCCGCGACCCCCGAAACGACCGCGATGATCGACGTCGAAACGGGCCATGAGTGGACCTACACCGAGTTCGACGAACGCGTAGCGGCGGTCGCTCGAGCGTTCGCTCCCGATTCCTCACGAATCGGTATCCTGATGGATACCCGGCCGGCCTTTGCCGTCGTCTTCTTCGCCGCGATGCGGACGGGGACGACTGTCGTCCCGCTGAACGTCCGCGAGACGACCGAGACGCTCGCAGGGAAGGTCGAACGAACCGGTTGCGAGACGATCGTCTGTGAGCGTGAAACCGAGGGAACGGCGCTCGAGATCAGCGATCGGACGAACGCCGGACCAGTCGTCTCGGTCGACGAGCCCGAGGCGGGAACCGTCGAGTATCTCTCCGATCGGACGGAAGACGGCGTCTCGAGCGCGTCGGATCGCGAAATCGATCCCGACGACACCCAGCTGATCATGTTCACGTCGGGTACCTCCGGCGAGCCGAAAGGCGTCCGTCTGACCGTCGGGAACCTGCTCGCCAGTGCGACGGCGTCGGCGTTCCGGCTCGGCGTCGATCCCGACGATCGGTGGCTCTGCTGTCTCCCGATGTACCACATGGGTGGGCTCGCGCCCGTCCTCCGGTCGACGCTGTACGGAACGACCGTCGTGATCCAGCGCGAGTTCGACCCCCTGGAGACGGCCCGCGTCCTCGAGGAGTACGACGTCACCGGCGTCTCACTCGTCCCGACGATGTGCAAGCGACTGCTGGAGGCCGGCTGGGAACCCGCCGACTCGCTGCGGTTCGTCCTGCTCGGCGGCGCGCCTGCAACCGAGGACTTGCTCGAGCGCTGTCTCGAGGCCGGCGTGCCCGTCCACCCGACTTATGGGATGACCGAGACGGCCTCCCAGATCGCGACGGCGACGCCCGAAGAGATACGGTCACACGAGGGAACTGTCGGCCGGCCACTCGTCGGCACCGAAGTGACGGTCGTCGACGACGACGGCGAGCGGGTTCCGCCCGGCGAACCCGGCGAACTGGTCGTCTCGGGGCCGACGGTGACGCCGGGCTATCTCGAGGACGAGCAGACCGCTGCAGCCATCGGAGAACGAGGGCTACACACGGGCGATATCGGCTACCGCGACGAGGGCGGTCGACTCTGGATTCTCAACCGCCGCAGCGACCGCATCGTCACGGGCGGGGAGAACGTCGACCCCGGCGAGGTAATCGACGCCTTGCGGTCTCATCCCGACGTCGACGACGCCTCTGTCGTCGGTCTCCCCGACGAAGAGTGGGGCGAACGGGTCGCCGCCGCGGTCGTACCGGCGGGCGACGGCCTCGAGTACGCATCGGTGTTCGAGCACTGCGACGAGCGACTCGCGGGGTTCAAACGACCGAAGACGCTCGCGGCCGTCGACGAACTCCCCCGGACTGCGTCGGGGACGGTCGATCGCGAGGGGGTTCGAGAGCGATTGCTCGAGGACGGCGTCGGCGTAAGTGACGCCCGTCGATAA
- a CDS encoding NRDE family protein produces the protein MCTLTLAWQVFDDAPVAVAANRDERLERDSLSPGIYSEEPTVVAPQDAEAGGTWIGYNEFGVFAGITNRWIDHDLAGDRSRGLLVADVLEARSAGEAAAIVEDATAAAEYDGFHLVIADAEDAYCYQWDGDLEVTAFDPGVHVVVNVAVDDDADVPSARADAARAQAENARGVREELSVEKDESGEPTETVEEWLERAGNVLGDHEYGVCIHGDGFGTRSSSLIAIGPEQSPPAVRYSYASGPPCRTEYDRIGVSLEAGRAEMDATSEVDDERHI, from the coding sequence GTGTGTACGCTCACGCTCGCGTGGCAGGTTTTCGACGACGCACCGGTCGCGGTCGCAGCGAACCGAGACGAGCGCCTCGAGCGCGACTCGCTCTCGCCCGGCATCTACAGTGAGGAGCCGACGGTGGTCGCGCCGCAGGACGCCGAGGCTGGCGGCACCTGGATCGGCTACAACGAGTTCGGCGTCTTCGCAGGGATCACGAACCGCTGGATCGACCACGACCTGGCCGGCGACCGCTCCCGTGGACTGCTGGTGGCGGACGTCCTCGAGGCGCGTTCGGCTGGTGAAGCAGCCGCAATCGTCGAGGATGCGACGGCAGCCGCCGAGTACGACGGCTTCCATCTGGTCATCGCCGACGCCGAGGACGCGTACTGCTACCAGTGGGACGGTGACCTCGAGGTCACGGCGTTCGATCCCGGCGTCCACGTCGTGGTCAACGTCGCGGTCGACGACGACGCGGACGTCCCGTCCGCTCGGGCGGACGCGGCTCGAGCGCAGGCCGAAAACGCTCGCGGGGTCCGCGAGGAACTGTCCGTCGAGAAGGACGAGAGCGGCGAGCCGACGGAAACGGTCGAGGAGTGGCTCGAGCGCGCTGGCAACGTACTCGGCGATCACGAGTACGGCGTCTGCATCCACGGAGACGGCTTCGGAACTCGATCGTCGTCGCTGATCGCGATCGGTCCCGAGCAGTCACCGCCCGCCGTTCGATACTCGTATGCCTCGGGTCCGCCGTGCCGGACTGAGTACGATCGCATTGGGGTTTCGCTCGAGGCAGGTAGAGCAGAAATGGACGCCACGAGCGAGGTCGACGACGAAAGGCACATTTAA
- a CDS encoding helix-turn-helix transcriptional regulator, producing the protein MSVSAVEEELSEDERAGLELVRETGGIHQSDFWKELDVSSRKGSRIVESLVEKGLVDREETVYDGHNTYYISPTARDLDFTLLMAGDMLSPFIGEEEVDPNSDAFSQWIMNLAYEE; encoded by the coding sequence GTGAGCGTTTCCGCGGTCGAAGAAGAACTGTCCGAGGACGAGCGTGCCGGGCTCGAGCTCGTTCGCGAGACCGGGGGAATCCACCAGAGCGACTTCTGGAAGGAACTGGACGTTTCCTCGCGCAAGGGGAGCCGAATCGTCGAGTCACTCGTCGAGAAGGGGCTGGTCGACCGCGAGGAGACGGTCTACGACGGACACAACACTTACTACATCAGCCCGACGGCGCGGGACCTGGATTTCACACTCTTGATGGCCGGCGACATGCTCTCGCCGTTTATCGGCGAGGAGGAGGTCGATCCCAACAGCGACGCCTTCTCGCAATGGATCATGAACCTCGCCTACGAGGAGTAA
- the gatA gene encoding Asp-tRNA(Asn)/Glu-tRNA(Gln) amidotransferase subunit GatA, with the protein MSANIFITEDRIEGDEDGPLADTTVAVKDNISTEGVRTTCGSAMLEEYVPPYDATVVSRLKDAGATIVGKANMDEFGMGTTNETSNFGAVDNPAAPGRVPGGSSGGSAAAVAAGEADVALGSDTGGSIRCPAAFCGVVGIKPTYGLVSRYGLVAYANSLEQIGPFANTVEDAAALLDVIAGSDERDATTREPQLEGESYADAATGDVDGLTIGVPTELLEGADEDVVETFWDAIADLEDKGAEYHEVSLPSVEHAVEAYYVIAMSEASSNLARFDGVRYGNSGGYDGNWNEAFSEARKEGFGDEVKRRILLGTYALSAGYHDKYYKKAQDARAWVKQDFDEALSEADVLASPTMPVPPFELGESLEDPLQMYLADANTVPVNLADLPAISVPAGETDGLPVGLQLIGPAFGEERIIQAASALE; encoded by the coding sequence ATGTCGGCAAACATCTTCATCACGGAAGACCGAATCGAAGGCGACGAGGACGGCCCGCTGGCCGACACGACCGTCGCCGTCAAGGACAACATCTCGACCGAGGGCGTCCGAACGACCTGCGGGTCGGCGATGCTAGAGGAGTACGTCCCGCCCTACGACGCGACGGTCGTCTCCCGCCTGAAAGACGCAGGCGCAACCATCGTCGGTAAGGCCAACATGGACGAGTTCGGGATGGGGACGACCAACGAGACCTCGAACTTCGGTGCCGTGGACAACCCTGCCGCGCCTGGCCGCGTTCCCGGTGGCTCTTCCGGCGGATCGGCCGCCGCAGTCGCCGCAGGCGAGGCAGACGTCGCGCTCGGCTCCGACACCGGCGGCTCGATCCGCTGTCCAGCCGCGTTCTGTGGCGTCGTCGGGATCAAGCCCACCTACGGGCTGGTCTCCCGATACGGACTCGTCGCTTACGCCAACAGCCTAGAGCAGATCGGTCCCTTCGCGAACACCGTCGAGGACGCCGCTGCACTGCTGGACGTGATCGCGGGGAGCGACGAACGGGACGCAACCACGCGCGAGCCACAACTCGAGGGCGAGAGCTACGCCGACGCCGCCACCGGCGACGTCGACGGCCTCACCATCGGCGTCCCCACGGAACTGCTCGAGGGTGCAGACGAGGACGTCGTCGAGACGTTCTGGGACGCCATCGCCGACCTCGAGGACAAGGGTGCAGAGTACCACGAGGTCTCCCTGCCGTCGGTCGAACACGCCGTCGAAGCCTACTACGTGATCGCCATGTCCGAGGCGTCCTCGAACCTCGCGCGGTTCGACGGCGTCCGATACGGCAACTCCGGCGGCTACGACGGCAACTGGAACGAGGCGTTCTCGGAGGCCCGAAAGGAAGGCTTTGGCGACGAGGTCAAACGCCGCATCCTGCTCGGCACGTACGCGCTCTCTGCCGGCTACCACGACAAGTACTACAAGAAAGCCCAGGACGCCCGAGCGTGGGTCAAACAGGACTTCGACGAGGCCCTCTCGGAAGCCGACGTGCTGGCCTCGCCGACGATGCCCGTGCCGCCGTTCGAACTCGGCGAGAGCCTCGAGGACCCCCTCCAGATGTACCTCGCGGACGCGAACACCGTTCCAGTGAACCTCGCGGACCTGCCCGCGATTTCGGTTCCCGCCGGTGAAACCGACGGACTTCCCGTCGGCCTGCAGCTAATCGGTCCCGCGTTCGGCGAAGAGCGGATTATTCAGGCGGCGAGCGCGCTCGAGTAA
- the gatC gene encoding Asp-tRNA(Asn)/Glu-tRNA(Gln) amidotransferase subunit GatC, with protein sequence MSDDAVSPEEVRHVAELARVDLADDEVDQFTRQFADILEYFETLDEVPEVDREADLVNVMRPDEERESLDSEEALRNAPETEDGYFKGPNVS encoded by the coding sequence ATGAGCGACGACGCCGTCAGCCCCGAGGAAGTCCGCCACGTCGCGGAGCTGGCCCGCGTCGACCTCGCAGACGACGAGGTCGACCAGTTCACCCGACAGTTCGCGGACATCCTCGAGTACTTCGAGACGCTGGACGAGGTTCCCGAGGTCGACCGCGAGGCCGACCTGGTGAACGTGATGCGGCCGGACGAGGAACGTGAGTCGCTGGATAGCGAGGAGGCGCTCCGGAACGCGCCCGAAACCGAGGACGGCTACTTCAAGGGCCCGAACGTTTCCTGA
- a CDS encoding transcription initiation factor IIB, whose translation MTDSSIRTRSDQRRQADRVESNEETSEREQCPECDGRLISDTEHAETVCADCGLVVDEGEIDRGPEWRAFDAAEKDEKSRVGAPTTNMMHDQGLSTNIGWQDKDAYGRSLSSRQRQKMQRLRTWNERFRTRDSKERNLKQALGEIDRMASALGLPDNVRETASVIYRRALEEDLLPGRSIEGVSTASLYAAARQAGTPRSLDEISAVSRVEKDEIARTYRYVIRELGLEVQPADPESYVPRFASDLDLPDETERRARQLLKTAKDAEIHSGKSPVGLAAAAVYAAALLTNEKVTQNDVSEVASISEVTIRNRYHELLEAEEGAPV comes from the coding sequence ATGACTGACTCCAGCATTCGAACTCGCAGCGACCAGCGACGTCAGGCCGACCGAGTGGAGTCGAACGAAGAGACGAGCGAACGCGAGCAGTGCCCGGAGTGTGACGGACGGCTGATATCGGATACCGAACACGCCGAGACCGTCTGTGCCGACTGCGGCCTCGTCGTCGACGAAGGAGAGATCGACCGCGGCCCCGAGTGGCGCGCGTTCGACGCAGCCGAGAAAGACGAGAAGTCCCGCGTCGGCGCCCCCACGACGAACATGATGCACGACCAGGGGCTGTCGACCAACATCGGCTGGCAGGACAAGGACGCCTACGGCCGATCGCTCTCGAGTCGGCAGCGCCAGAAGATGCAGCGCCTGCGAACGTGGAACGAGCGGTTCCGCACCCGCGACTCGAAGGAACGCAACCTCAAGCAGGCGCTCGGAGAGATCGATCGGATGGCCTCCGCACTGGGACTTCCCGACAACGTCCGCGAGACTGCGTCGGTCATCTACCGGCGCGCACTCGAGGAAGACCTGCTCCCGGGACGCTCGATCGAGGGCGTCTCGACGGCGTCGCTGTACGCCGCTGCACGTCAGGCAGGCACGCCGCGCAGCCTCGACGAAATCTCGGCGGTCTCCCGCGTCGAAAAAGACGAGATCGCCCGCACCTACCGTTACGTCATTCGAGAACTGGGGTTGGAGGTCCAGCCGGCCGACCCCGAAAGTTACGTGCCGCGGTTCGCGAGCGACCTCGACCTCCCCGACGAGACCGAACGCCGCGCCCGACAGCTACTCAAGACCGCCAAAGACGCCGAGATCCACAGCGGGAAATCACCCGTCGGACTGGCCGCCGCCGCGGTGTACGCCGCCGCCCTGCTGACCAACGAGAAGGTCACCCAGAACGACGTCAGCGAGGTCGCGAGTATCTCCGAAGTGACGATCCGCAACCGGTATCACGAACTCCTCGAGGCCGAGGAGGGCGCGCCGGTCTGA
- a CDS encoding cytochrome c biogenesis protein CcdA — translation MFSGELLGAAAFALAAGIAAFFSPCSYALLPGYVGYYVSATGEEQPPLGGTIVRGLAAAAGAVVVLGVLSVVALLAGETLQGILPALEYGVGIALIAVGGWILYGGPGAVHAVLPKRRSSIWGFAIFGGMYAIAATGCVLPLFLGIVFQSLTLSTAAGAVVLGAYVVGFGVLLLAVTVATAVGYAVSAGRLAGHVDRIVRLGGLVLILAGIGQLYVVGAY, via the coding sequence GTGTTCTCGGGCGAACTGCTCGGCGCTGCCGCGTTCGCGCTCGCCGCGGGCATCGCGGCGTTTTTCTCGCCGTGTTCGTACGCGCTGTTGCCCGGCTACGTCGGCTACTACGTCTCCGCGACCGGTGAGGAGCAACCGCCACTTGGTGGCACGATCGTCCGTGGACTGGCTGCTGCCGCCGGTGCCGTCGTCGTCCTCGGCGTCCTCTCGGTCGTCGCGCTACTCGCCGGCGAGACGCTCCAGGGGATACTGCCCGCCCTCGAGTACGGCGTCGGCATCGCACTGATCGCGGTGGGTGGCTGGATCCTCTACGGCGGCCCCGGCGCGGTCCACGCCGTCCTGCCGAAGCGCCGCTCGAGTATCTGGGGGTTCGCGATCTTTGGCGGCATGTACGCGATCGCCGCGACGGGGTGTGTGTTGCCGCTGTTCCTGGGGATCGTCTTCCAGTCGTTGACGCTGTCGACGGCCGCCGGTGCCGTGGTCCTCGGTGCCTACGTCGTCGGCTTCGGCGTCCTCTTGCTCGCGGTGACCGTGGCGACGGCGGTCGGCTACGCCGTCAGCGCAGGGCGGCTGGCCGGCCACGTCGACCGCATCGTTCGTCTCGGCGGTCTCGTCCTGATCCTCGCCGGGATCGGCCAGCTGTACGTCGTCGGAGCGTACTGA
- a CDS encoding TlpA family protein disulfide reductase: MRRREVIAGAAALAATGAGAAYALGGVDPLESDDAIEPIELETLEAPGSDAGTAIVPEPGRVTFLELFATWCDVCERMMEPTGELYDEFGDRIQFVSVSNEPIGRSVTREDVADWWDAHDGRWAVAIDDDLELTSELNASGVPYSFVLDEDNVVTWSDRGSKSLEELREPIAAQLDGV, translated from the coding sequence ATGCGCCGTCGCGAAGTCATCGCTGGAGCCGCAGCACTCGCAGCCACAGGAGCGGGAGCAGCGTACGCACTGGGCGGCGTCGACCCCCTTGAGAGCGACGACGCGATCGAGCCGATCGAACTCGAGACGCTCGAGGCTCCCGGGAGCGACGCTGGAACGGCCATCGTCCCCGAGCCGGGACGGGTCACCTTCCTCGAGCTATTTGCGACCTGGTGTGACGTCTGCGAGCGGATGATGGAGCCGACCGGCGAACTCTACGACGAGTTCGGCGACCGGATCCAGTTCGTCTCGGTTTCCAACGAGCCGATCGGCCGCAGCGTCACCCGCGAGGACGTCGCCGACTGGTGGGACGCCCACGACGGCCGATGGGCCGTCGCGATCGACGACGACCTCGAACTCACCAGCGAACTGAACGCCTCGGGCGTCCCCTACAGCTTCGTCCTCGACGAGGACAACGTCGTGACCTGGTCCGACCGAGGGAGTAAGTCCCTCGAGGAGCTCCGCGAGCCGATCGCAGCACAATTGGACGGAGTGTGA
- a CDS encoding SCO family protein, with product MPIQPIDRRRFLQVTGAAALSATVAGCADAMTGRDGADENVVLGPPEGHDRADPDRVQYPIYGEPIPDVTVPAPLQNREVTTTEFHGERHAFYTFVFTRCPGACPGLMGTLRHVQDDAIEEGYADEVAFLPITFDPAHDTPEVLAEYEETYGIEHEPGHWYTLRPEDETDAKAVVEEEFGCAFDPAEPDDDGENGHDEEMGHDDGNGHDEEDEGGHEMAFVHHVLLLLVNKDGYVERAYSGEVPTPGDVVEDTRAVVEGW from the coding sequence ATGCCTATACAACCAATCGACAGACGCCGATTCCTACAGGTAACTGGAGCGGCGGCGCTCTCGGCGACGGTCGCCGGCTGTGCCGACGCGATGACGGGTCGGGACGGGGCCGACGAGAACGTCGTCCTGGGACCGCCGGAAGGCCACGACCGTGCCGACCCGGACCGAGTCCAGTACCCGATCTACGGCGAGCCCATTCCCGACGTCACCGTTCCCGCGCCGCTGCAGAACAGAGAGGTAACGACGACCGAATTCCACGGCGAACGCCACGCCTTCTACACGTTCGTCTTCACGCGGTGTCCGGGTGCCTGTCCGGGACTGATGGGGACGCTCCGTCACGTCCAGGACGACGCCATCGAGGAGGGGTACGCCGACGAGGTCGCGTTCCTCCCGATCACGTTCGATCCGGCACACGACACCCCCGAGGTGCTCGCCGAGTACGAGGAGACCTATGGCATCGAGCACGAGCCCGGCCACTGGTACACCCTCCGCCCGGAGGACGAGACCGACGCCAAGGCCGTCGTCGAAGAGGAGTTCGGCTGTGCGTTCGATCCAGCCGAACCGGATGACGACGGCGAAAACGGGCACGACGAAGAGATGGGGCACGACGACGGGAATGGCCACGACGAGGAAGACGAAGGTGGCCACGAGATGGCCTTCGTCCACCACGTCCTCCTCCTGCTGGTCAACAAGGACGGCTACGTCGAGCGGGCCTACTCCGGCGAAGTACCGACGCCCGGCGACGTCGTCGAAGACACGAGGGCCGTCGTCGAGGGGTGGTGA
- a CDS encoding cupredoxin domain-containing protein has protein sequence MTTTPITRRRLLQTTAAGTTLALAGCLSRPSDDRSDDEDDGTGELGSPTGGAEVVTTSTPYPQFDPWLVHVTVGGTVTWINEDGRHDVTSYHPDTHGPQRIPDEAEPWASDQLSREGDSFERTFDREGVYDYADTRHVCTSHEHVGAVGRVVVGWPDPDDEPALEEPQPALPTQAQNAFETLNEETRPVIEAGP, from the coding sequence ATGACAACGACACCCATCACGCGCCGCCGCCTGCTGCAGACGACAGCTGCCGGTACGACGCTCGCGCTCGCAGGGTGTCTCTCGAGGCCGAGTGACGACCGTTCCGACGACGAAGACGACGGAACCGGCGAACTCGGTTCGCCGACTGGCGGAGCCGAGGTCGTGACGACCTCGACGCCGTACCCCCAGTTCGATCCGTGGCTTGTCCACGTCACGGTCGGCGGGACCGTCACCTGGATCAACGAGGACGGACGACACGACGTCACCTCGTACCATCCAGACACGCACGGCCCCCAGCGGATCCCCGACGAGGCCGAGCCGTGGGCCAGCGACCAGCTCTCCCGTGAGGGAGACAGCTTCGAACGGACGTTCGACCGCGAAGGCGTCTACGACTACGCCGACACGCGACACGTCTGTACGTCCCACGAACACGTCGGCGCGGTCGGTCGCGTCGTCGTCGGCTGGCCGGATCCGGACGACGAACCGGCGCTCGAGGAGCCCCAGCCTGCGTTACCGACGCAGGCTCAGAACGCGTTCGAGACGCTGAACGAAGAGACTCGCCCCGTCATCGAGGCGGGGCCGTAA
- the nirK gene encoding copper-containing nitrite reductase: protein MTQYTANRRTFMKGIGATGVVAVAGCLEGTPSETDADPEPSADDGEQGLPAAEPVDVDAIAADPADLPPPVDWDEPRTHEITMETIEVTAEIEPGVTLNYMTYDGQIPGPMIRVREGDTIDLTFEVPDEHNVDMHNVDFHAVYGPGGGAEATTIAPGDEPARLRFQPKYAGVHIYHCAVPNMDQHISLGMFGAILVEPEEGLPEVDREFYFGQHEVYTDGEAGEEGHHTYDFDATADEDPTYVLLNGEAYGFTPDGQHGPVKAEVGETVRVYFANGGPNLTSALHPIGNVWSKYYRDGDLLSEPGQNVETAPVAPGTVVAGDMEMHVPGPVKIVDHALSRVVRKGMLGVIDVEGEENPDIYDEDP from the coding sequence ATGACCCAATACACCGCAAACCGACGAACCTTCATGAAAGGCATCGGAGCGACCGGCGTCGTGGCAGTTGCCGGCTGCCTCGAGGGAACTCCCTCGGAGACAGATGCAGACCCCGAACCGTCGGCTGATGACGGTGAACAGGGTCTTCCAGCGGCCGAACCCGTCGACGTCGACGCTATCGCGGCCGATCCAGCAGACCTTCCGCCCCCGGTAGACTGGGACGAGCCCAGGACCCACGAGATCACGATGGAGACGATCGAGGTCACCGCCGAAATCGAACCCGGCGTCACCCTCAACTACATGACCTACGACGGGCAGATCCCAGGACCGATGATCCGGGTTCGCGAAGGTGACACGATCGACCTCACCTTCGAGGTGCCCGACGAGCACAACGTCGACATGCACAACGTCGACTTCCACGCGGTCTACGGGCCCGGTGGCGGTGCCGAGGCGACGACGATCGCTCCCGGCGACGAACCCGCTCGACTACGATTCCAGCCGAAGTACGCCGGCGTCCACATCTACCACTGTGCGGTCCCGAACATGGACCAGCACATCAGCCTGGGGATGTTCGGCGCGATCCTGGTCGAACCCGAAGAGGGACTGCCCGAAGTGGACCGCGAGTTCTACTTCGGACAGCACGAGGTCTACACCGACGGCGAGGCCGGCGAGGAAGGCCACCACACCTACGACTTCGACGCGACGGCCGACGAGGACCCGACGTACGTCCTCCTGAACGGCGAGGCCTACGGCTTCACGCCGGACGGCCAGCACGGTCCCGTCAAAGCCGAAGTCGGCGAAACCGTTCGAGTGTACTTCGCCAACGGCGGACCGAACCTCACCAGCGCCTTGCACCCGATCGGGAACGTCTGGTCGAAATACTACCGCGACGGCGACCTGCTCTCGGAGCCCGGTCAAAACGTCGAAACCGCACCGGTCGCACCCGGGACGGTCGTCGCAGGGGACATGGAGATGCACGTCCCCGGCCCCGTCAAGATCGTCGACCACGCCCTCTCGCGAGTCGTCCGCAAGGGCATGCTCGGCGTGATCGACGTCGAGGGCGAGGAGAACCCGGACATCTACGACGAAGATCCCTGA